From the Polaribacter huanghezhanensis genome, the window ATGGCAACTTTACCAAGTAATATTGATTATACCGTTCCTACCATTGGATTTGTTGCGCATATTGATACAAGTCCAGATTTTACAGGGAAAAATGTACATCCACAGATTCATGAAAATTACAACGGAAAAGACATCGTTTTAAACGAAAAGGAAAACATCGTGCTTTCTCCAGAGTATTTCGAAGATTTATTACAATATAAAGGTCAGACGATTATTACAACAGACGGAACAACATTACTTGGTGCAGATGATAAAGCGGGTGTTACAGAGATTGTTTCTGCAATGGAATATCTCATCAATCATCCAGAAATAAAACATGGAAACATCAGAATTTGTTTTACGCCAGATGAAGAAGTTGGTAAAGGTGCGCATTTATTTGATGTCGAAAAATTTGGTGCAGAATGGGCATATACCATGGACGGAAGTCAAGTTGGGGAATTAGAATACGAAAATTTTAATGCTGCTGGAGCTGTGGTAACTATTGAAGGAAAAATTGTTCATCCAGGTTATGCAAAAGGAAAAATGATCAATTCTATGCTCATTGCTAATGAGTTTATTGCAGCTTTACCAAAAAATGAAATTCCGCAAGAAACTACTGGTTACGAAGGGTTTTTCCATTTACACGATATGCACGGGAATGTAGAAAAAACCATCTTAGAATATATTATTAGAGATCATGACTTGGAATTGTTTTTAAAACGAAAATCAGATTTTGAAAACATCGCAAATACAATCAATAAAAAACTAGGAAAAGAGTTGATTTCCGTTCAGATAAAAGATCAATATTATAATATGAAGGAAAAGGTGATTCCAGTAATGCATATTGTAGATATTGCTGAAGAAGCTATGATTGACTTAGGAATTAAAGCATTAATTAAAGCAATTCGTGGCGGAACAGATGGTTCTCAATTATCCTTTAAAGGCTTGCCTTGTCCAAATATTTTTGCTGGCGGACATAATTTTCATGGACGTTACGAATACGTTCCGGTAGAATCTATTTTAAAAGCAACACAAGTAATTGTTAAAATTGCAGAGAAAGTTGCTGTTCGATTTAAATAACAGAATAAAGGAAGTTGTTAGATTTTATGTATCATGGATAGTTGTTTGTAATTATTTTTTACATTTACCAACTTAATTTTAGAAAACAGAAATGAATAGTAAAACCTTATTGCAATTAGCAAAGAAATATGGAAGTCCATTATATGTATATGATACAGACAAAATAACTTCTCAATACAATAGAATTACCAATGCATTTTCTGATGTTAAAAATGTAAAGATTAATTATGCAGTAAAAGCACTTTCTAATATTAGTATTTTAAAAGTATTTAATCAATTAGGTGCTGGTTTAGATACCGTTTCTGCTCAAGAAGTACAATTAGGCTTGGCAGCTGGTGTATTGCCAGAAAACATCATCTTTACTCCTAACGGCGTTTCTTTAGAAGAAATTGAAGAAGTTGCTGCTTTAGGTGTTCAAATTAATATTGACAACCTTTCTATTTTAGAACTGTTTGGACAAAAACACCCAAACATTCCAGTTTGTGTACGCATCAATCCACATATTATGGCTGGTGGAAATAGTAAAATTTCTGTTGGTCATATCGATTCTAAATTCGGGATTTCAGTCTATCAAGTACCTTTAATTAAACGTGTTGTAAAAAACACAGGAATGCATATCAACGGAATTCATATGCACACAGGTTCTGATATTTTAGATATTGATACTTTTTTACGCGCAACAGAAATTTTGTTTGATGTTACAGCACAATTTAAAAATTTAGATTTTATTGATTTCGGAAGTGGATTTAAAGTACCTTATAAAGAAGGAGATATCTCTACAGATATTGAACAATTGGGAAGACAACTTACAAAAAGGTTCAATGGCTTTTGTAAAGAATACGGAAAAGACTTGACCTTAATGTTTGAGCCAGGGAAATTTCTGGTAAGTGAAGCTGGTTTCTTTTTAGCAAAAGTAAACGTTATCAAACAAACAACTTCTACTGTTTTTGCTGGAGTTGATAGTGGTTTTAATCATTTGGTAAGACCAATGATGTACGAATCATATCATCATATTACAAATATTTCGAATCTAAAAGGAAGAGAACGCTACTACTCTGTTGTCGGTTATATTTGCGAAACAGATACTTTTGGAAACAACAGAAGAATTAACGAAATTACAGAAGAAGATATTTTGTGTTTCCACAATGCTGGGGCATATTGTTTTTCGATGGCTTCTAATTACAACTCTCGTTATAAACCTGCAGAAGTAATGGTTTATAAAGGGAAAGATTATTTGATAAGAAAAAGAGAAGTTTTTGACGACATCCTTAGAAATCAAGAGATTGTAACACTTTCCTAATTCAATTTGTTTTACAAAACTTGGTGACTCTTGCAATTAAATACAACTATTATGTTAAAAAATGTTAAAAATCAAGCTTTTAAAGCATCCTCATCGTTCTTTTTTGTAATATCGCAAATCACTAACTTATAACAATCAAAAATCAGATAAAATGAAAAAAACACTATTACTATTAAGCGTAATGTTTATAGTATTTTCTTGTAAAAAAGAAGCAAGCCAAGAGGATATTATCTCTTACGGGAGTACGATTACTCAAGATGAGTTAAAAGAACATTTGTACACGTATGCTTCAGATGAATTCGAAGGTCGTGAAACTGGAGAACCAGGACAGAAGAAAGCTGTTGAGTATCTTAAAAAATACTATGAAACTTTAGGAATTAAACCTGTGATTGAAGGAAATTATTTTCAAAATGTTCCTTTAAGTATTGTAAAAACTCCAGAAGTAAGCATCTCTGTAAACGGAAAATCATTTAAGTATTTTGATGATTTTATTTCTCAATCAGCGGCAGCTACAGGAACAATTTCTACTTCTGAAGTAGTGTATGCAGGTTATGGAATAGATGATGAAAAATATTCTGACTATAAAGATCTTGATGTAAAAGGAAAAATCGTAGTTATAAAAGGCGGTGAGCCAAAAGACAAAGCAGGAAACAATATCCTTACCGGAGATAAAAAAGCTTCAAAATGGTCAAATGGGCGTCAAGCAATTTCTTCTAAAAGAAATGCTGCTAAAGACCATGGGGCTAAAGCTTTGTTTTTTATGGATGTTGAATTATTTAATCGCTATTCAAAATTCTATAAACAACGTGAAGAAAAAGGAGGAAGTAAAAGTTTATCATTACCAGCAAAAAAAGATGGTAAAACTGAAATGTACTTTTTCTTAATCAACGAAAAAATGGGTAAAGCTTTGGCTAGTAAGATTAACAAATCTACTAAAACTGCTACGGCTGCAACTAAACTAGAAATGAACTACAAAAGTATTTCTGTTCCTCATCCTTCTGAAAATGTTGCAGCAATGATTAAAGGTTCTGAAAAACCAGACGAATACATTATCATTTCTTCGCATTTAGATCATATAGGAATCAGTGCAGATGGCGAAATTAATAATGGAGCAGACGATGATGGTTCTGGAACAGTAGCTTTATTAGAAATTGCTGAAGCATTTAAAAAAGCAGCTGATAAAGGTCATGGACCAAAGCGTTCTATTATTTTCTTACATGTAACTGGTGAGGAAAAAGGTTTATTAGGTTCTAGATATTATACAGATTATGATCCTTTAGTTCCTTTAGCAAATACAGTTGCTGACTTAAATATTGATATGGTTGGTCGTATTGATCCAAAAAGAAAAGGAGACAGAAATTATGTGTATTTAATTGGTAGTGATAAATTAAGTACAGAATTGCACAATATTTCTGAGCAAGTAAATAAAACCTACACAAATATCGAATTAGATTACACGTATAATGACGAGAACGATCCAAATCGTTTTTATTACCGTTCAGATCATTATAACTTTGCGAAAAATAACATTCCAATCATTTTTTATTTTAATGGAACACATGCTGATTATCACAGAATATCAGATACTCCAGATAAAATTAACTATGACTTGTTAGAAAACAGAGCGCGTCTTGTTTTCTATACAGCTTGGGAAATAGCAAATAGACCAGAACGTATTGTAGTAGATAAAGCTACAGATGAAGATGATGATGAATAAATAATATTCTGAGTAAAATATTAAGAAGCCTTCCTTTTGGGAGGCTTTTTTATTTAACTTCGTTAAACAAAAATAACACGAATGAAGAATTTAAATCAAACTCAGTCGAAAATATTCACATTATTAGGTTTAATATCTTTGCTTATACCCTTTTCAATATATGGTTTGTGGATTTATGTTATTGATTTAGGTACAACACAAAAAGAACGAGTTGCTATTTTTAAAGATTATTTTCCTGATTTTCTTAATGGCAGATGGAGTACAACATTACTTAGTATATTTTTTTGTGCATTGTCAATTACTTTTAGTTTTATGAGCATAAAATCATCTGAAAAATTATGGAAGATATTAAATAATATAATTCTTATTTCAAGCAGCTTACTGCTACTATTAAATTTATTATCAATGATGTAAACATGATAGATTATATACTTCATTTATCTTATACTTCATATCGTAAATTCCTTGAATTTTTTCTCACAACAAAAATAGTTGATAAGTAGCGAAACTCCTTTTGCATATCATTAAAAACAATCATTTATATCTCCAATAATTTTATTACTTTTCAGTTTCAAAATCTAACCAAATGAAAGTATGTATTGCAGAGAAACCAAGTGTAGCAAGAGAAATTGCTAACATCCTAGGTGCCAATACAAAACGAGATGGATATTTTGAAGGAAATGGCTATGCAGTAACGTACACTTTTGGTCATTTATGTACATTGTTAGAACCAAAAGATTACAAACCGCATTGGAAAAGTTGGGATTTGAACAATTTACCTATGTTGCCCGAAAAGTTTGAAACCAAAGTGACAAGCAATGACGGAATTCAAAAACAGTTTAAAATTGTAAAATCCTTATTTGATAAAGCAACAGTAATCATAAATTGTGGGGATGCGGGCCAAGAAGGAGAATTGATTCAGCGTTGGGTCATCAATCAATGTAATTACAAAGGAAAAGTACAACGCCTTTGGATTTCTTCTCTTACAGAAGAAGCAATCAAAGAAGGATTTAACAATTTACAGTCTTCAGAAAAATATGATAATTTATATTACGCTGGTTTTTCTAGAGCCATCGGAGATTGGTTATTAGGATTAAATGCAACGCGCTTATACACCGTTAAATTTGGCGGTTACAAACAAGTACTATCTGTTGGTAGAGTGCAAACTCCAACGTTAGCAATGTTGGTCAATCGTTTTAAAGAAATTGAGAATTTTAAGCCGCAGCCTTATTGGGAATTACAAACTACGTACAGAAATACCCTTTTTAATTATGAAGACGGGCGTTTTCTAAAACAAGAAGACGGAGCAATTTTAGCAAATAAAGTAAAGGAATCTGAATTTGAAATTGTTTCCGTTACCAAAAAGAAAGGAAAAGAATACGCACCAAAACTCTTTGATTTAACAGGGTTGCAAGTGTATTGTAATAATAAGTTTGGCTTTTCTGCAGATGAAACCTTAAAAATGGTACAGAAGTTATACGAAATGAAAGTAGTTACCTATCCAAGAGTAGATACTACTTTTTTACCAAATGATGTCTATCCAAAAGTTGCAGGAATATTAACTAAACTTACTAATTATAATCAACTAACTCAACCACTTTTAGGAAAGAAAATAAAGAAATCGAAACGTGTTTTTGATGACAAAAAAGTAACCGATCACCATGCTATTATTCCAACCGGAATACAAACCAACTTGCAATACAATCAACAGCAAGTGTATGATATTATCACCAGAAGGTTTATTGCCGTTTTTTATCCAGATTCTGATGTATCTAACACTTCTGTAATCGGAAAAGCTGCGGATGTTCCTTTTAAAACTACAGGAAAAGAAATCATTTCTAAAGGTTGGCGAATAGTATTTGAGACCGAACCTCTCGACTCCGCTCGAGATGACAAAACAAGTACAAATAGTTCTGTACTTCCATCATTTGTAAAAGGAGAAAAAGGAGCTCACGAACCATCTTTTTTAGAAAAAGAAACCAAACCACCACGGAATTTTACAGAAGCTTCACTCCTACGCGCAATGGAAACTGCAGGTAAACAAGTGGATGATGATGAAATGCGTGAGCTCATGAAAGAAAACGGAATTGGACGGCCATCAACAAGAGCAAGTATTATAGAAACGTTATTTCGAAGAAAATATATTGAACGTAAAAAAAAGCTGGTAATTCCTACGCAAACCGGAATTCAACTCATCGATTTAATAGACAATGAACTCTTAAAGTCGGCTGAGTTAACTGGGCGCTGGGAAAAGCGTTTAAAAGAAATTGAGCGTGGAGAATTCAATGCAGGAACATTCATCAACAACATGAAAAAAATGGTGGATGAATTGGTCTATGAAGTGCGTTCTAACACTTCTAAAATTAGAATCTCACACGAATCCGCTGTCACTTCGAGCGCAGTCGAGAAGTCTCCCAAAAAGAAACCAAAAAGCAAGAAAGAAGTAACAGGAAAAACCTGTCCAAAGTGTAATAACGGAACGTTGTTAAAAGGATCAACAGCATTTGGTTGTTCTGAATATAATAAAACGTGCGATTTCTTGATACCTTTTGAATTCTTAGGAAAAAAGATTTCAGAAAATCAACTCATTCGTTTGCTAGACAAAAAATTTACCACCAATTTAAAAGGATTTAAATCAGAAAATGGTACTATTGAAGGTTTGATTCGTTTTGATGAAAATTTCAAATTCAAGCTAGAACCAAAACAAACTGTCCCTTCGAGCGGAGTCGAGAAGTCTTCTCTGTCGGAAAAAATTACATGCCCAAAATGTAAAAAAGGAACTATTTTAAAAGGGAAAACTGCTTATGGTTGTTCTGAATATAAAACAGGGTGTGATTTTGTTTTTACGTTTGAAAACATCAAAAAAATAGCCAATGGTAAACCATTGACGAAAGAATTGGTTTTGGAAATTATTTCTAAATAATATTTATTATAATTCTGTCATTCCTGCCTTCGCAGGAATGACAAACAAAATATCAAAGCCAGTAAAACGAAGT encodes:
- a CDS encoding type IA DNA topoisomerase; its protein translation is MKVCIAEKPSVAREIANILGANTKRDGYFEGNGYAVTYTFGHLCTLLEPKDYKPHWKSWDLNNLPMLPEKFETKVTSNDGIQKQFKIVKSLFDKATVIINCGDAGQEGELIQRWVINQCNYKGKVQRLWISSLTEEAIKEGFNNLQSSEKYDNLYYAGFSRAIGDWLLGLNATRLYTVKFGGYKQVLSVGRVQTPTLAMLVNRFKEIENFKPQPYWELQTTYRNTLFNYEDGRFLKQEDGAILANKVKESEFEIVSVTKKKGKEYAPKLFDLTGLQVYCNNKFGFSADETLKMVQKLYEMKVVTYPRVDTTFLPNDVYPKVAGILTKLTNYNQLTQPLLGKKIKKSKRVFDDKKVTDHHAIIPTGIQTNLQYNQQQVYDIITRRFIAVFYPDSDVSNTSVIGKAADVPFKTTGKEIISKGWRIVFETEPLDSARDDKTSTNSSVLPSFVKGEKGAHEPSFLEKETKPPRNFTEASLLRAMETAGKQVDDDEMRELMKENGIGRPSTRASIIETLFRRKYIERKKKLVIPTQTGIQLIDLIDNELLKSAELTGRWEKRLKEIERGEFNAGTFINNMKKMVDELVYEVRSNTSKIRISHESAVTSSAVEKSPKKKPKSKKEVTGKTCPKCNNGTLLKGSTAFGCSEYNKTCDFLIPFEFLGKKISENQLIRLLDKKFTTNLKGFKSENGTIEGLIRFDENFKFKLEPKQTVPSSGVEKSSLSEKITCPKCKKGTILKGKTAYGCSEYKTGCDFVFTFENIKKIANGKPLTKELVLEIISK
- the pepT gene encoding peptidase T, translating into MNREKIINRFISYVKIDTESDPKNPAFPSTEKQWDLAKLLVEELQEIGLSDIMLDDNCYIMATLPSNIDYTVPTIGFVAHIDTSPDFTGKNVHPQIHENYNGKDIVLNEKENIVLSPEYFEDLLQYKGQTIITTDGTTLLGADDKAGVTEIVSAMEYLINHPEIKHGNIRICFTPDEEVGKGAHLFDVEKFGAEWAYTMDGSQVGELEYENFNAAGAVVTIEGKIVHPGYAKGKMINSMLIANEFIAALPKNEIPQETTGYEGFFHLHDMHGNVEKTILEYIIRDHDLELFLKRKSDFENIANTINKKLGKELISVQIKDQYYNMKEKVIPVMHIVDIAEEAMIDLGIKALIKAIRGGTDGSQLSFKGLPCPNIFAGGHNFHGRYEYVPVESILKATQVIVKIAEKVAVRFK
- the lysA gene encoding diaminopimelate decarboxylase, whose amino-acid sequence is MNSKTLLQLAKKYGSPLYVYDTDKITSQYNRITNAFSDVKNVKINYAVKALSNISILKVFNQLGAGLDTVSAQEVQLGLAAGVLPENIIFTPNGVSLEEIEEVAALGVQINIDNLSILELFGQKHPNIPVCVRINPHIMAGGNSKISVGHIDSKFGISVYQVPLIKRVVKNTGMHINGIHMHTGSDILDIDTFLRATEILFDVTAQFKNLDFIDFGSGFKVPYKEGDISTDIEQLGRQLTKRFNGFCKEYGKDLTLMFEPGKFLVSEAGFFLAKVNVIKQTTSTVFAGVDSGFNHLVRPMMYESYHHITNISNLKGRERYYSVVGYICETDTFGNNRRINEITEEDILCFHNAGAYCFSMASNYNSRYKPAEVMVYKGKDYLIRKREVFDDILRNQEIVTLS
- a CDS encoding M28 family peptidase encodes the protein MKKTLLLLSVMFIVFSCKKEASQEDIISYGSTITQDELKEHLYTYASDEFEGRETGEPGQKKAVEYLKKYYETLGIKPVIEGNYFQNVPLSIVKTPEVSISVNGKSFKYFDDFISQSAAATGTISTSEVVYAGYGIDDEKYSDYKDLDVKGKIVVIKGGEPKDKAGNNILTGDKKASKWSNGRQAISSKRNAAKDHGAKALFFMDVELFNRYSKFYKQREEKGGSKSLSLPAKKDGKTEMYFFLINEKMGKALASKINKSTKTATAATKLEMNYKSISVPHPSENVAAMIKGSEKPDEYIIISSHLDHIGISADGEINNGADDDGSGTVALLEIAEAFKKAADKGHGPKRSIIFLHVTGEEKGLLGSRYYTDYDPLVPLANTVADLNIDMVGRIDPKRKGDRNYVYLIGSDKLSTELHNISEQVNKTYTNIELDYTYNDENDPNRFYYRSDHYNFAKNNIPIIFYFNGTHADYHRISDTPDKINYDLLENRARLVFYTAWEIANRPERIVVDKATDEDDDE